From the Lolium rigidum isolate FL_2022 chromosome 2, APGP_CSIRO_Lrig_0.1, whole genome shotgun sequence genome, one window contains:
- the LOC124686087 gene encoding putative glycine-rich cell wall structural protein 1: MAGTKLATLWFIVFLSIGLANAGRVARYSSSQGTGSGGGEGGGEVNGGGSGSGSGAGYGQSSRSGAHASSGGGGEGGGGSQYDGTGSGSGSGAGSGSGGYSEDMYEGDVAGSSNSGGTGGGGGGGQATGDHYGSSGYGSGSGSGSGSSDATNKYYEENTYANAYSNGGGGGSGHGTNGGSGSGSGTGSGFGNANP; the protein is encoded by the coding sequence ATGGCAGGTACAAAACTAGCAACTCTATGGTTCATTGTATTCTTGAGCATTGGATTAGCCAATGCTGGAAGGGTGGCTAGATACTCTAGTTCTCAAGGAACAGGATCTGGAGGGGGCGAAGGTGGGGGTGAAGTGAATGGTGGTGGCTCAGGATCGGGGAGTGGAGCTGGTTATGGCCAGAGTTCAAGAAGCGGTGCGCATGCAAGCAGTGGAGGTGGAGGTGAAGGGGGTGGCGGTAGCCAATACGATGGTACTGGATCTGGTAGCGGGTctggtgccggctccggctcagGTGGATATAGTGAAGATATGTATGAAGGTGATGTTGCTGGATCTTCTAATTCTGGCGGtaccggtggtggcggtggtggaggacAAGCAACCGGAGATCATTATGGATCTAGTGGCTATGGATCTGGTAGTGGTAGTGGatcaggctctagcgatgcaactAATAAATACTATGAAGAAAATACCTATGCAAATGCATATTCcaatggtggcggcggtggcagcggACATGGCACAAATGGTGGGAGTGGAAGTGGCAGTGGCACTGGATCTGGTTTTGGCAATGCCAACCCGTAA
- the LOC124689353 gene encoding thioredoxin reductase NTRA-like yields MESTDRRCRRVPVTEPLGRSGDGGLGAEHAWAGGGHTGAESLLGSPVAGASSVALRPARLWQPVGSDAFWNRGISACAVGDGAAPIFRNKLIAVVGGGDSAIEEANFLTKYGSRVCIIHRRDAFHASKIMQAHALSNPKIQVVWYSEVVEAYGGSDGGPLAGVKVKNLVSGEVSDFQVAGLFFAIGHEPAAKFLGPQLELDPEGYVATKPGSTHTSVKGVFAAGDVQDKKYRQAITVAGSGIMSVIMVKHLLEELAAIFGLYINQERQNGRKSYRFTDVVGWLNKVTDVFASFW; encoded by the exons ATGGAGTCGACCGACCGACGCTGCAGGCGCGTGCCTGTGACAGAGCCGTTGGGGCGGAGCGGGGACGGTGGCCTTGGAgcggagcacgcgtgggctggcggCGGCCACACCGGGGCGGAGAGCCTCCTCGGCTCCCCGGTGGCCGGAGCGTCTTCCGTTGCCCTGCGGCCGGCACGTCTGTGGCAGCCGGTGGGCTCCGACGCGTTCTGGAACCGAGGGATCTCCGCCTGCGCCGTGGGCGACGGCGCCGCGCCCATCTTCCGGAACAAGCTCATTGCCGTCGTCGGCGGCGGGGACTCGGCCATCGAGGAGGCCAACTTTCTCACCAAGTACGGCTCGCGCGTCTGCATCATCCACCGCCGCGACGCCTTCCACGCCTCCAAGATCATGCAGGCCCACGCTCTCTCCAACCCCAAAATCCAGGTCGTCTGGTACTCCGAGGTCGTCGAGGCCTATGGCGGCTCGGACGGTGGCCCCTTGGCGGGCGTCAAGGTGAAGAACCTGGTCAGCGGCGAGGTTTCCGACTTCCAGGTGGCAGGGCTCTTCTTCGCCATCGGGCACGAGCCAGCAGCCAAGTTTCTCGGTCCACAGCTCGAGCTCGACCCCGAGGGATACGTGGCCACCAAGCCGGGCTCCACGCACACCAGTGTCAAGGGGGTCTTCGCTGCCGGGGACGTTCAGGACAAGAAGTACCGCCAGGCCATTACTGTCGCTGGATCAGGT ATTATGTCTGTTATTATGGTAAAACATCTGCTGGAAGAGTTAGCTGCCATATTTGGATTGTACATCAATCAAG AGAGGCAGAATGgaag AAAGAGCTACAG ATTTACAGATGTTGTCGGATGGCTTAACAAAGTCACCGATGTTTTTGCCTCCTTCTGGTAA